From bacterium:
ACCCCTTCCGGCATCTTGATCGTTCCCGTCACATCCGTCGTCCGGAAGAAAAACTGCGGTCGGTAACCGTTGAAAAACGGCGTGTGCCGCCCACCCTCTTCCTTGCTCAACACGTACACCTCACCAAAAAAATGCGTGTGCGGCGTGATCGAGCCCGGCTTGGCTATCACCTGTCCCCGCATCAGCTCGTCCTTCTCTACCCCGCGCAACAGCAAACCCACATTGTCCCCCGCCTGGCCCTCATCCAACAACTTGCGGAACATCTCCACTCCCGTGCACACCGTCTTCTTGTGAAGTCCCATCCCGATCACTTCCACTTCCTCCCCCACTCGCACACGGCCTCGCTCCACCCGGCCGGTCCCCACCGTCCCTCGACCCGTGATCGAAAATACATCCTCCACCGGCATCAAAAACGGCTTGTCCACATCCCGCGACGGCGTCGGTATGAAATTGTCCACCGCCTCCATCAAATCCATGATGCACTTGGTGTGCACCGGATCCGTCGGATGCTCCAACGCATGCAACGCAGATCCCGCTATCACCGGCGTGTCATCCCCAGGAAATCCATACTTGCTCAACAACTCCCGCACTTCCAATTCCACCAGCTGCAACAACTCCGGATCATCCACCATGTCCGCCTTGTTCAAAAATACCACCATCGACGGCACATTCACCTGCCGCGCCAACAACACGTGCTCCCGCGTCTGCGGCATCGGTCCATCCGCCGCCGACACCACCAGGATCGCTCCGTCCATCTGCGCCGCACCCGTCACCATGTTCTTGATATAGTCCGCATGACCCGGGCAGTCCACGTGCGCATAGTGCCGGTTCGCCGTCTCATATTCCGCATGATGCACGTTGATCGTCACCCCGCGCGCCTTCTCCTCCGGCGCATTGTCGATCTCATCATATGCACGCGCCTGAGCCAATCCCTTCAACGACAATACCTGCGTGATCGCAGCGGTCAGCGTCGTCTTGCCGTGGTCCACGTGACCGATCGTTCCGATGTTCACATGCGGCTTGTTTCGCTCAAACTTTGCCTTGGCCATCTCTCTATCTCCTTCAATGATAATCCGGTGATCCGATCATCGGTCGGCGCTGCCGCGCTCAGGCCGCCAGGCCCATCTTCTGCAACAGCTTTTTACCGACTTCCTCGCTTACGTTCTGGTAGTTCAAAAACTGCAGAGTAAAGATCGCCCGTCCCTGCGATAAATTGCGCAACGCCGTGGCATATCCGAACATCTCGGCCATGGGCACCACGGCGCGGATGATCTGGGTGTCTTTGCGGTGCGTGTGTTCCTGGATTTTCGCCCGCCGGACAGCCAGATCGCCGAGGATCGAACCCAGGTACTCGTCCGGCGTTACCACCTCCAAATCCATCATGGGCTCCATCAGCACCGGCTTGGCCTGACGCATCGCGTCCTGCAACGACAGGGAACCGGCGATGCGGAAGGCCAGTTCCGAGGAGTCCACCTCGTGAAAAGAGCCGTCGATCAGCGCGGCTTTGATGTTGATCACCGGAAATCCGGCGATGGCGCCGCTGGCCATGGACTCCTTGATGCCGTCGGCCACCGGCTTGATAAACTCTTTGGGAATGACGCCCGCCTGAATGCGGTTTTCGAACTCGAACGGTTTATCCGGACCGGCCGGGCTGAACTCGATCACCACATGCGCATACTGTCCTTTGCCGCCGGTCTGTTTGACGAACTTGGTCTCCACCGTGGCAGGAACCGTGATGGTCTCGCGATACGCCACCTGCGGTTTGCCGACGTTCGCCTGAACCTTGAAATCGCGCAACAGCCGATCCACCAATATTTCCAGATGCAACTCGCCCATTCCGGCGATGATCATCTGGCCGGTCTCCGCATCGGTGTGAAATTGAAAGGTCGGATCCTCGTCCGCCAGGGCGTTCAGGGAGACCACCATGCGATCCTGATCCGCCTTGGAGCGCGGCTCGATGGCGATGGAGATGACCGGGATCGGAAAATTCATCTTTTCCAGAATAATCGGGTGTTTCAGGTCGCAAAGCGTATCGCCGGTGCGGGTGGAGCGCAGTCCGACCGCGGCGGCGATTTCGCCCGCGCTGACCTGATCGATCTCCTCCCGTTTGTTCGCCGACATGAGCAGAACCTTGCTGAGGCGCTCTTTTTTCTCCGTGGAGGTGTTGAGCACTGTGGCCCCGCTGTCGATCCGGCCCGAATAGACGCGAAAGTACGTGAGCTTGCCCACGTAGGGGTCGGTCATGATTTTAAACGCCAGCGCGGTAAAGGGCTCTTCCGGAGACGGTTTGCGGCGTTCCATCTTTTGCGTGTAGGGATTTTCACCCTCCACCTCCAGCCTGTCCAACGGACTGGGCAGATAGGCCAAAACGGCATCCAGAAGCATCTGCACGCCCTTGTTCTTCACCGAAGAGCCGCACAGGACCGGGTGAATTCCGCTTTTCAGCGTGCCGGCGCGCAACGCCCGCCGAATCTCCTCTTCGCTCGGCTCCAGGTTGGAGAGGTATTTCTCCATCACGCCGTCGTCATAATCGGAGATGAGCTCGATCATCCGCCGTCGCAAAGCCTGGGCCTTTTCAGTCTCAGACGCCGGGATTTCTCGTTCCTCCCAGGTGCTGCCCGAGGCGTCGTTGTCGAACACCAGCCATTTCATAGTGACCAGGTCGACGATGGCGTTGAACTGCTCGCCGGCGGCCGTCGGGTACTGAATGGGCACCGGACGCGACGCCAGTTTGGTTTGCATCTGCTCCAACACCATTTCAAAGTCCGCGCCCACGCGATCCATCTTGTTGATATAAGCGATGCGCGGAATGCCGTACTTATCGGCCTGACGCCAGACCGTCTCCGATTGCGGCTCGACGCCGCCCACGGCGCAAAAGATGGCGACGGCGCCATCTAAAACTCTCAAAGAACGTTCCACCTCGGCGGTGAAATCCACGTGGCCGGGTGTATCGATGATATTGATGCGATGGCTTTTCCAATAGCAGGTGATGGCCGCTGACGTAATGGTGATGCCGCGTTCCTTCTCCTGCTGCATCCAGTCCATGGTGGCCGCCCCATCGTCCACCTCGCCGATGCGGTGAACCTTGCCGGTGTAGTAGAGAATGCGCTCGGTGGTGGTGGTTTTACCGGCATCGATGTGCGCCATGATGCCGATGTTGCGCATCTTTTCTAGTTGGAACGGCTTGGACATAAAAAAACCATTCGCTTAAAGAGTCCTCCTGCCGCGGGGCGGTCGGACAAGGGGTACGACAAAAGGTTGAAAGAGCTTGACGCTTTTGTCGACCGCGCGCTTTAAGCAAATGGTGCTCAGCGGGTAAAAGGCCGCAATCAGGCGCCAAGTCTTAGCAACCACTTTCCAGCCCGGCTGTCTTTGAGCACAAAAGGGTCGGAGTTAGACTGCAAGACCGGCTAAATACTGTTTCCTACCACTTGAAATGAGCGAATGCCTTGTTGGCATCAGCCATTTTGTGGGTATCTTCACGCTTTTTGACCGAGCTGCCCTCGTTCTTCGAGGCGGCGATCAGCTCCGAGGCCAGCTTTTCGGACATGGTCTTCTCATTGCGTCCCTTGGCATAGCTGATGATCCAGCGGATCGCCAGCGCCTGCTGACGATCATGCCGGATTTCCACAGGGACCTGATAGGTGGCGCCGCCGACGCGCCGGGAACGAACTTCCAGAATCGGTTTGACGTTCTGCATGGCCTTCTCGAACACCTGCAGGCCGTCGTTCGAGGTTTTTTGGGAAATGTGATCAACAGCATCATAAAAGATCATCTCTGCGACGCTGCGTTTGCCGCGGCGCATCAGGCCGTTGATAAATTTGGTCACCAGGATGCTGTTGTATTTCGGATCCGGGAGGACCGTTCGTTTAGCTGCGCGTTTTCTTCTGGGCATTCAACAATCTCTACTAGTCGGGATTACTTTTTCACCTTGGCGCCGTATTTAGAACGGCTCTGCTTGCGATCCGCAACGCCGCTGGTGTCGAGCACGCCGCGGATGATATGATAACGCACACCGGGCAGATCCTTGACACGGCCGCCGCGGATCAGCACGATGGAATGCTCCTGCAAATTATGTCCTTCACCGGGGATGTATGCGGTCACTTCGAATTGGTTGGTCAAACGCACGCGGGCCACTTTGCGCAGCGCTGAGTTGGGTTTTTTCGGCGTGGTGGTGTA
This genomic window contains:
- a CDS encoding 30S ribosomal protein S12; translated protein: MPTINQLVRLGRKKLERKTKAPALIGSPQRRGVCTRVYTTTPKKPNSALRKVARVRLTNQFEVTAYIPGEGHNLQEHSIVLIRGGRVKDLPGVRYHIIRGVLDTSGVADRKQSRSKYGAKVKK
- the tuf gene encoding elongation factor Tu, giving the protein MAKAKFERNKPHVNIGTIGHVDHGKTTLTAAITQVLSLKGLAQARAYDEIDNAPEEKARGVTINVHHAEYETANRHYAHVDCPGHADYIKNMVTGAAQMDGAILVVSAADGPMPQTREHVLLARQVNVPSMVVFLNKADMVDDPELLQLVELEVRELLSKYGFPGDDTPVIAGSALHALEHPTDPVHTKCIMDLMEAVDNFIPTPSRDVDKPFLMPVEDVFSITGRGTVGTGRVERGRVRVGEEVEVIGMGLHKKTVCTGVEMFRKLLDEGQAGDNVGLLLRGVEKDELMRGQVIAKPGSITPHTHFFGEVYVLSKEEGGRHTPFFNGYRPQFFFRTTDVTGTIKMPEGVEMVMPGDNITMEVELITEIAMEDGLRFAIREGGRTVGAGVVTKIV
- the rpsG gene encoding 30S ribosomal protein S7 encodes the protein MPRRKRAAKRTVLPDPKYNSILVTKFINGLMRRGKRSVAEMIFYDAVDHISQKTSNDGLQVFEKAMQNVKPILEVRSRRVGGATYQVPVEIRHDRQQALAIRWIISYAKGRNEKTMSEKLASELIAASKNEGSSVKKREDTHKMADANKAFAHFKW
- the fusA gene encoding elongation factor G, producing MSKPFQLEKMRNIGIMAHIDAGKTTTTERILYYTGKVHRIGEVDDGAATMDWMQQEKERGITITSAAITCYWKSHRINIIDTPGHVDFTAEVERSLRVLDGAVAIFCAVGGVEPQSETVWRQADKYGIPRIAYINKMDRVGADFEMVLEQMQTKLASRPVPIQYPTAAGEQFNAIVDLVTMKWLVFDNDASGSTWEEREIPASETEKAQALRRRMIELISDYDDGVMEKYLSNLEPSEEEIRRALRAGTLKSGIHPVLCGSSVKNKGVQMLLDAVLAYLPSPLDRLEVEGENPYTQKMERRKPSPEEPFTALAFKIMTDPYVGKLTYFRVYSGRIDSGATVLNTSTEKKERLSKVLLMSANKREEIDQVSAGEIAAAVGLRSTRTGDTLCDLKHPIILEKMNFPIPVISIAIEPRSKADQDRMVVSLNALADEDPTFQFHTDAETGQMIIAGMGELHLEILVDRLLRDFKVQANVGKPQVAYRETITVPATVETKFVKQTGGKGQYAHVVIEFSPAGPDKPFEFENRIQAGVIPKEFIKPVADGIKESMASGAIAGFPVINIKAALIDGSFHEVDSSELAFRIAGSLSLQDAMRQAKPVLMEPMMDLEVVTPDEYLGSILGDLAVRRAKIQEHTHRKDTQIIRAVVPMAEMFGYATALRNLSQGRAIFTLQFLNYQNVSEEVGKKLLQKMGLAA